From a region of the uncultured Desulfatiglans sp. genome:
- a CDS encoding hypothetical protein (Evidence 5 : Unknown function) translates to MFSARGSKDSHATLTGSADLLDAILAALREKRFCPSSALILLNRKRAALQDRGFLRSNTKKMPCF, encoded by the coding sequence TTGTTCTCAGCCCGGGGATCAAAGGATTCACACGCTACTCTGACGGGATCCGCCGACCTGCTCGATGCTATCCTGGCCGCCCTCCGCGAAAAAAGGTTTTGCCCTTCCAGCGCTCTCATTCTTCTCAATCGAAAGAGGGCAGCACTGCAGGACAGAGGATTTTTACGATCAAATACGAAAAAGATGCCCTGCTTCTAA
- a CDS encoding Prevent-host-death family protein, translating into METIGAYEAKTHLPQLLERVAKGEKITITKHGVPVATLQPADSSKRTPVRDVIDQLKQFRSAHRLDGLSVRDMIDEGRR; encoded by the coding sequence ATGGAGACAATCGGAGCCTACGAGGCAAAAACACATCTCCCCCAACTTCTGGAGCGTGTCGCCAAGGGTGAGAAAATAACGATCACGAAGCACGGCGTACCTGTCGCGACCCTGCAACCTGCGGATTCCTCGAAAAGGACTCCCGTGCGGGACGTCATCGATCAATTGAAACAGTTTCGAAGCGCCCACCGCCTTGACGGACTTTCGGTTCGCGACATGATCGACGAGGGAAGGCGCTGA
- the vapC gene encoding Ribonuclease VapC — protein sequence MSARFVVDNSVVMSWCFEDEGNSYAEAVLESLESAEVLVPAIWPLEVGNVLLAAEGKKRLSHAAVVRFLALLGGLPITVEQETPERMLKEIVSLAREHGLSTYDASYLDLAMRFDLPLATQDPALAKAAEKCKVPAFEPARAG from the coding sequence ATGTCCGCGCGTTTCGTGGTCGACAACTCCGTCGTCATGTCGTGGTGCTTCGAGGATGAGGGAAACAGCTACGCGGAGGCCGTCCTCGAAAGCCTCGAATCCGCGGAGGTCTTGGTGCCTGCCATCTGGCCCCTTGAAGTGGGCAATGTACTCCTTGCGGCTGAAGGGAAAAAACGACTCAGTCACGCTGCGGTCGTGCGCTTTCTCGCCCTTTTGGGCGGCTTGCCCATTACGGTTGAACAGGAAACCCCGGAGCGGATGCTCAAAGAGATCGTCTCACTCGCTCGGGAACACGGGCTTTCCACCTATGACGCATCCTATCTGGACCTCGCCATGCGCTTCGATCTTCCCCTCGCCACACAGGATCCAGCCCTCGCAAAGGCTGCCGA